The DNA sequence CGTTTCTTGCGGTTCGGTATATGAATGGCGTGACCATTAACTGCCAGTGCCGCCTCGTGCACCGACTCTGATAGCGTCGGGTGTGCAAAGACCGTCATACCGATATCTTCTGCACTCGATCCAAATTCCATCGCAATCGCCACTTGCTGCACAAGATCCGCTGCACTTGGACCGACGATATGGCAACCGAGGATACGATCTGTTTCAGCGTGAGCAATCAGTTTTACCATCCCTTCGCTGTCATTTGCTGCCAGCGCGCGACCGCTGGCAACGAAGGGAAATACACCAATATTGTATGGCTCGCCCGCTTGCTTCAGCTGTTCTTCAGTTTTGCCAACAGAGGCAATCTCCGGGTGCGTATAGATGACATTGGGTACGATATCGTAATTCATCTGGGTTTTTTGACCCGCAATACGCTCGGCGACCATGATACCTTCCTCTGAACCCTTGTGGGCCAGCATCGGTCCTCGTACCACATCACCTACAGCCCATACCCCAGGCGCATTGGTGGCACATTTTTCGTTGACAAAGATAAAGCCACGCTCATCGAGGTTGACTCCGCAATCGGGCGCCAAAAGCCCTTCAGTGAAGGGTCGACGACCGACACAGACTATCAATTTGTCAAAGGTCTCTTTGACTTCTTCACCGTCACTGTTCTGATAGGTGACAACAACCTCTTTTGTTTTCACATCGCTGCCAGTAACCCGGCAACCCAAACGGATATCCAGCCCCTGCTTGGTAAATATCTTCAGTGATTCTTTAGCAATTTGCTGATCCATGATAGAGAGGAAATCCGTCATTGCTTCGAGGAGCACAACCTTGCTACCCAGGCGATTCCACACACTCCCCA is a window from the Porticoccus hydrocarbonoclasticus MCTG13d genome containing:
- the lpdA gene encoding dihydrolipoyl dehydrogenase — its product is MTEKYDVIVIGAGPAGYVAAIRCAQLGLKTACIEKWQNAKGEGVNGGTCLNVGCIPSKALLDSSYKYHEAKSELSVHGISTTSVKIDVKAMIERKTKIVEQLTGGIAGLLKSNGVTSLFGTGKLLSGKEVELTDHKGGKQILAADNVIIATGSQPINIPVAPIDGKIILDSTGALELTAVPKRLGVIGAGVIGLELGSVWNRLGSKVVLLEAMTDFLSIMDQQIAKESLKIFTKQGLDIRLGCRVTGSDVKTKEVVVTYQNSDGEEVKETFDKLIVCVGRRPFTEGLLAPDCGVNLDERGFIFVNEKCATNAPGVWAVGDVVRGPMLAHKGSEEGIMVAERIAGQKTQMNYDIVPNVIYTHPEIASVGKTEEQLKQAGEPYNIGVFPFVASGRALAANDSEGMVKLIAHAETDRILGCHIVGPSAADLVQQVAIAMEFGSSAEDIGMTVFAHPTLSESVHEAALAVNGHAIHIPNRKKRK